The nucleotide sequence TCTGCAGCGCTGGCCGTGACCGCTCACATGATCGGGGACGGCGATCTCCCCGATACGGCGATGACGTTGTTGCTCACCGTGCTGATCGGCTGGAACGCCGCCGCGCTCGCCGCGAAGGCGCGCGGGCCGCTGGCCACCATCGTCGACCTCGGCGCCGGTCAGGTCGTGATGCACCTCGTGCTCAGTTCGCTGAGCACGCACGAACTCGTGCACGACGAGCCCGCCCCGATCTCGGGCGGCCTCGCGATGACCGTCGCGCACGTCGTCGCCACGCTGATCACCGCGCTGCTGCTGGCCAAGGCCGACGGACTGCTGCTCGGCGTCCTCTCCTGCCTGCGCGCGCTGGTCCCCTTCATCCTCAACGCGCTCCCGGTGCCCGCCGCGGTGGCGTCCCCGGTGCTCGCCCGTCCGGCCGGACCCGGGCATCTCGTCGGCGTCGACCTCCGCCGCGTCCACGGCAGGCGCGGTCCGCCGCTGTTCTCCTGAACCCCAGCTCATCCCCCGTAATCGGCGAGGTCCCCGAACCCGCCGTCTCGATCACGTTCAGGAGTTCTTCGTGTCCAAGCACGTCTTCAAGCGCGCCGGTTTCCTGGCCGCCACCGTCGGTATCGCCGGCCTGCTGTCCGCCGGGGTCGCCTCGGCCCACGTCACCGCCAACGTCTACGGCCCCCAGCCGTCGAAGGGCGGCTACGGATCGATCTTCTTCCGCGTCCCCAACGAGGAGAAGGACGCCGGCACGGTCAAGGTCGAGATCACCGTCAAGCCCGAGTACGCGCTCAGCTCCGTGCGCGCCAAGCCGCTTCCCGGCTGGAAGGCCGAGGTCGTCAAGTCCAAGCTGCCCGCCCCGGTGACCACCGACTCCGGCACGCAGATCACCGAGGCCGTCACCAAGGTCTCCTGGACCGCGGAGCCCGGCACGAAGATCGCCGCCGGGTCGACCGAGTTCCAGGAGTTCCAGATCAGCGCGGGCAAGTTCCCGGCCAACGTCGACACGATCGAGTTCCCCGCCACCCAGACCTACGAGAACGGCAAGGTCGTCGAGTGGAACCAGCCGACCCCGGCCTCCGGTGAGGAACCCGAGCACCCCGCGCCGACGGTGAAGCTCGCCGAGAAGAGCGCCGACGGACACGGCGGCGGCCACGGCACCGACACGAAGGCCACGTCCGAGGAGTCGCACGCCGCGTCGTCCTCCGACAACACCGCCCGCTGGCTCGGCGGCGCGGGCCTGGTCGTCGGCGCGCTCGGCCTCGGCGTCGGCGCCGGTGCCACCCTGCGCGCCCGCCGCGCCACCGCCAGCAACACCGAGGGAACCAAGTAGATGCGTAAAGCGATCGTCGCGCTGGCGATCACCGGGGTGGCGTGGCTCGCCACCGCCACCCCGGCGCTGGCGCACAACGTCCTGATCTCCTCGGACCCGGCGAAGGGCGCTTCGATCGCCGCCGGCCCCGCGAAGATCACGCTCACGTTCGACCAGTACGTCCAGAACGCGAACGTCAACCAGATCGCGGTCATCGGACCGGGCGGCGGCCAGTGGGCCGAAGGCCAGGTCGAGGTCCGCGACAGCGTCGTGACCGTGCCGCTGCGGCCGCTCGGCCCGGCGGGCGAGTACAAGATCGGCTACCGGATCCTGTCCGCGGACGGGCACGCCGTGACCGGTGAGGTGCCGTTCACCCTGACCGCCGCGGGCACCGGGACCCCGGCGAGCGCCGACGCCGCGCGCAGCAACGCGGGCCAGGCCGAGACGACCCCGGCGTCCGGCGGCGAAGGCTCGTCCGGCGTGCCGATCTGGGTGTGGATCGCGGGCGCCGTCGTGCTGCTCGCCGTCGGACTGACCGTCGCGCTGCGCACCGGCGCGGGTGACAAGGAGAAGAGCGGCTCATGACCCAGGCCGAGACCACCTCGCGTGCCCGCGTCGCCGTCCTGTTCTGCGTGGTGACGGCGGGCATCGTCGGTGCCCTGATCGGTGTCGCGCTGACGGCCACCGCCCCGGTCCCCGGGGTCGCGCAGGTCAGCGAGGTGGTCTCGGTCTCGATCCCGATCGTGCGGGTGCTGCTGGACATCTCGGCGGTCGCCACGATCGGGCTGGCGCTGCTTTCGGTGCTGGTCGGCTACGACCGGCCGAAGCTCTCCGAGCCGATCATGCGGATCGCGCGGCCCGCGAGCGTCGCGGCCGCGCTGGTCTGGGCGACCACCGCGCTCGTCGCGCTGATCCTGCAGACCGCCGAATACCGCCCGGGTTCCAGCACGCTGTCCATGTCCGACGTCGGCAGCTACATCGCCGACGTCGGCGCCGGGAAGGCGCTGCTGATCGTGGCGGTGCTGGCCCTGCTGCACGCGGGGCTCGGCGTCCTCGCCCTGAAGCACGGCGAGAAGGTGCCCGCCGAGGTCCGCGTCGGGCTGGGCCTGTTCGCGCTGCTGCCGCTGCCGGTCACCGGGCACGCGTCGAACTGGAACTACCACGACTACACGATGATCTCGATGGAACTACACGTGATGAGCGCCGTGGCCTGGACCGGCGGGCTCGGCGCGATGGCGGTGCTGCTCGTCGGGAACCGGACCCTGCTGGCGCACGCCCTGCCGCGGTTCTCCAAACTCGCGACGCTGTGCCTGATCCTCGGCGCGGCGACCGGGCTGTTCAACGGGCTGATCGAGATCTCGCTCAACCCGTCGCTCGGTTTCTGGGAAGGCGTCTTCACCACGCCGTACGGGCAACTGGTGCTGCTGAAGCTGTTGTGCACCGGCGTGATCGCGGGCCTCGGCGCGTACACGCGCTGGAAGCTGATGCCGCGGATCATCCGGCACAACCGGACGGCGCTGGCCGCGTGGGCGACGCTGGAGCTGACCGTGATGGGGCTCGCGTTCGGCTTCGCCGTCGTCCTCACGCGAGCCCCGGTCGTGCCGACGACCTAGTTCTCCACCGCGTACCGCAGGATCACGACGCCGTTCTCGAACGCGGTGGCTTCGATCGGCTTGAGGTTCCGCCGATCCTCGAAGACGCGCGTCCCCTTGCCGAGCGACACCGGGCAGACCATCATCCGGACCTCGTCGACGAGGCCGGCGTCCAGCAGCGACCGCATCAGGGTCAGGCTCCCCCCCAGCCACAGGTTCTTGCCACTCTGTTCCTTGAGCTCGCGGACGGTGGCGGCCGGGTCGCGTGTCACGGTCGCGGCGTGGAAGCCACCCCAAGGGGCGTCCTCCAGCTTGGCCGAGGCGACGAACTTGGTGAGGTTGTTGACCTTCTCGCCGTACTCGCCCTGCTCTTCGGCGTGGGGCCAGTAGTCCTTGGCCATGGCGTAGGTGTTCGCGCCGAGGATCATCGTGTCGACCGAATCGACGAGCCCCATCACGCTCGCCTTGTACGCCGGCTCAGTCTTCTCGGAGAAGGGCTCCCCCGGCACGAAGCTCAGGCCGCCGTCTTCCTCCGCGGCGATGTTGTCGACGGTGACCCACTGCTGAACGATGAGCTTGCGCATGTCCGTCCTCCGGTTCGCGCGCGGCCACTCCGGCCGCGTCCGCCCCGGGGACGAAGCCACCGGGCCGGTCTCGACATCATCGGCACGACTTTTTCGCGAGCTGTTACACGCCTTGCTCCATCCGGCCGCATTTGACCGATTTCGCTGTCCTCATCGGACCTGCGCCGGGATGCTCTACGCGTTCGCTGGGGTTAACCCGAAGAGGGGATGGTAGATGGGCGGCCCGTTGCCGGGTGAAAGTGAAGTCAGCACGCCACAGGTACCGCGCCAGCGATCGGCGGTGAAACTCACCAGGCAGGTCAGTTCGGGGCCGCGTCAGCTCCCACCCGCGCCCGCGCATTTCACCAACCGCACGGCCGAGCTCGCGCTGCTCGACAAGCTCCTGTCCCAGGACGACACCGACAGGCCGTCGGTGCACCTGATCAGCGGTCAGGGCGGGATCGGGAAGACGGCGCTGGCCACCGCGTGGGCCCGGCACCTCGGCGACCGGTTCCCGGCCGGGCACCTCTGGGCGGATCTCGGCGGCTTCAGCGCCAACGGCCCGCTCACCGCGAGCGAAGCGCTCGGCCGGTTCCTCCGGGCCTTGGGTGTTCCGCCGGAAGGGCTGCCCGCGGACGTCGAAGAGCTCACCGCCCTCTACCGCACGACGACCACCGAACAACCGTTGCTCGTGCTGCTCGACAACGCCGGTTCGACCGAACAGGTGCTGCCGCTGTTGCCCATCGGCGGCGGAAGCCTCGTGATCGTGACGTCGAGGCGCCGCCTCGGCAGGCTCCAGACCGAACATGGCGCGCGGCTGGTCGAGCTGGCGCCCTTCGGTTCCGCGCACAGCGCCGAACTGCTGGGCCGCGCGGTCGGCGAGGAACGGGTCAGTGCCGAAGCCGCCCAGGCGCGGGCCATCGCCGACCTGTGCGGCGGCCTGCCGATCGCCCTCACCACGGTCAGCGCCAAGCTCGCGGGGCGGCCGAAGATGTCGCTGGAGAAGATCGCCACCGAGCTGGGGAAGGAATATCGTCGACTGGCCACGCTCTCGACGAAAGAGGCGCAATCGGTGGAAGCCAGCTTCAACCTCTCCTACGACGAACTCCCCTCGGACGCGGCCGCGCTGTACGCGGCGCTCGGCCTGCATCCAGGGCCCGACTTCGGCGTCGGCGTGGCCGCCGCGTCGATCGCCGTCCGCGAAGAGGTCGCCGAAGACCTGCTGGACCAGCTCGTCGACGTCGGCCTGCTGATCGACCGCGGCGACGACCGGTACACCTTCCACGACCTCGCGCGGCTGCACGCCAAGGAGAAGACGGCGGGCAACGAGTACGACCGCGACATCGCGGTGCGCCGCATGCTCGAGTGGTACCTGTTCACGGCCTCCAAGACCACCGCGATGACGGTCCCCGACCAGGACCCGATCCCGTACCGGTACGAATACCGGCCGCCGACCCCGGTCTCGTTCGAGTCCGCCGAAGAAGAACTCGCCTGGCTCGAACGGGAACGCGAGAACCTCATCGCCGCCGTCGAGACCGCCGAAACGTGGCAGCTGCCGGAACTCGGTTGGCAGCTCGCCGCCGCGATGTGGCCGCTCTTCCTGCTGCGCAAGCACTATCCGGACTTCCTGAAGGTGAGCCAGGCCGGTGTGCGGTGCGCGCGGGCGTGGGGCAACGCCTCCGCCGAGGCCCTGATGCACAACCGCAGTGGGGCCGCCTGCCGCGGCACCGGCCGGTACGACGAAGCCGTCGCGCATTACGAGGCGGGCCGCGAAGCCGCGCGGAAGGCCGGGAACGAGGTCGTCGAGATCCGGTCGGTGGAAGGGCTCGGCCTGGTCGCGCTGGCGCAGGGCAGGCTCGAAGACGCGGTGAACTGGTTCACCGAGGACCACCGGCTGAGCGAGCGCCAGAACCGGACGCACGACCTCGGGCTCGCGCTGATCAACCTCGGCTCGACCCAGCTCCGGGCCGGGCGGCCGGAAGCCGCGATCGAGCACCTCACCCGCGCTCGCGAAGTGCTGGCCGCCGATCCCTACAACGTGGCCCGCGCCCGGACCGAACTCGGCCGTGCCCTCACCGCGACCGGGGATCTCGCGGCCGCGCGGACCGAACTCGAAGCGTCGCTCGCCACCATGGAGGCGAGCGGGTCGCGGTTCGAGGTCGCCAGGGCGCTGTCCGCCTTCGGCGAGGTCGCCGAGGCGGAGGGAAATCCCGAGGAGGCCAGGCGGTTCTACGACCGGGCGTTGCCCATCCTCGTCGGCCTCGGCCGTCCGGAGGCTGACGCTCTGCGCACGCGACTGGAGCGACTCTGATCCGAGGGCACCGATCGGTACCCGACGACCGGGTGAACTCGCCGCACCGAATGACTCAGCGTAGCTGCAAGTTGCACATTCGGGGGAGCATTGGGCCGGGAGAAGTGATTAGCCCGGGCGAATTCGTCACCGATTGATCGGCGAATTCGGACAAGCGACGAACGGTCATTCGCCGTCGGCGAATGCACGTGCAGATGCCTTTCCCGGGTGCGTCACCGATACCGGTTCCAGCGTGCCCCCGTGCGTCCGTGCCGGAGATCGTTCAACCGTTTCCGCAGTTCATCCCGCACGCTGGGATGGCTGCGGAGAATCGGGAGAACACTCGTCGTGAGCTTCAGTTCACGGATGGCGCGCAGTACCGAGAACCCGGACCAAGTGGTCACGTCGAATCCGTATCGCAGCGCGAACACCCGATAGCGGGCGGGTGGATCACCGAACCGTTCACGGCCGACGGCGAGCGGCGTCAGATCCCATTCCGGCGGCCCGACACAGGACGAATCGAAATCGCACAGCACCGGCCCGTCCGGTCCCGGGATCACATTCCCGGTGTGCGCGTCCCCGTGGACGAGGCCACGGGGCAAGGGGAAGTCGAGGTTCGCGAGCGCGGCTTCGACCTCGGCACAGCGTTCCAGCAGGAACCGCCGATCGCCGTCGTCCAGCTCCTCCGCGTCCGAAACCCGGGCGCGGATCGCGGCGAACGGCGCCCATTCGGCGAGCCCCTCCGGCGGTTCGAGCGCGTGGACCCGGCGCAGCAACGCGGCGAGATCGGCCGCCTTGGCCTTCCGGCCGGTCCCCGGCACCTTCCACCAGACCGTCACGAGATGTTCGCCGACCGGCAACGGCTGGTCGAAGCCGGGAACGAGGCGGATGGCGGGCACGTCGTGCCGTTCGAAATGCCGCGCGACCCGCACGACCGTGCCGACGCGGTGCCGCAGCTGGGTCGATCCGACGATCCGGACGACGAACGGCGCGCTCGCCAGCTCGTAGACGGCGTTGTTGGTGAACCTCAGCAGGCGGGCGCCTTCGGGGTCCACACCCAGCAGATCGCACGTCCGCCCGAGGGCGTCGCGCAGGATGGCGGGCGTGAACCGGCCGCCCGGACCGATCGGCTCAGGCTGCGTAGAAGGAGTTGAGGCGGTCGGCGAGGTCACGGGCGTCCGCGTTGTTCCGGCGGCGTTCCGCCTCGACCTGTAAGGGCCGCATCCGGTCCTTCACCCGCTCCGACTTGATGCCCTCGGCGCAGTCGATGGCCTTCGAACCCACCTTGGCGCCATGATCGAGGTCGCCTTCGAGCAGGTGATTCGTGGCCAGCGCGCTGAGCATGAACGTCTTGCTGCGGGCCATGTCGTCGGTGTAGGACTCGACGGCCTTGGTGAGCGCCGGGATGGCGTACTTGGTGTGCTCGGCGTTCTTCTCGGCGAGCACGGTGTGGACCGTGCCGATCATGGCGTAGACGTCGGTCTCGGTGAAGAACTTGACCCAGGACTCGGCCTCGGCCAGATCGGCGCGGGCGAACTCGTCCTTGCTCCGGCCGAGCAGCTTCGTGGCCTGCTCCTCGTTGCCCATCATCGCGTAGGCCCAGGCCTCGTTGGCGCAGAGCACGGCGACCGCCAGCTCCGAGCCCGATTCCTGGGCGGCGATCTGGCCGAGCTGGAACAGTTTCAACGCGTCGTTGGGGGCGTCGTTGTGCAGGTAGACCCGGCCCATCCGGTACAGCACGTTGGCCACCAGCGGATGACTGTCGCCCTGTTTGGCCAGGTCCAGCGCGTTCGCGAAGTGACCGCGGGCGGAATCCATGAGGCCGGTGTCGAAGGAGGTCCAGCCGGCCAGGCTGTGCAGGTCGGCGAGCGCGACGTACAGCCTGCTCTTGACCATCTCGGTGCCGTTGGACTCGAGCATCTGCTGTCCCCAGGACAGCTGGGCGACCACGGCGTCGCGGCAGAAACCGCCGCCGTACTGGTAGTCGAGGGATCGGAGCGCTCTGGTCGCGGCTTCCACCTGGCGGACGTCGGTCATGCCGATCCGCCCGGGGGCGGGCGTCTTCGCGGGTCCCGCCGACCACGTACCCGATTCCGGACCGAACACCGCCGCGCCCATCGTGACCTGGGCGGCGTGCGCGAGGAACCTCCGTCGCTTCACGGACTCGTCCTCCTCCGCCTGCTGGCCGTCGGCAGCGCCGACGACCTTTATCGCTGTCGCCTCGTCATAGGCGAGACCCATGTATCCCCGGGGGACACCAAGGCCGTCAGCGATGCGGGTGAGCACGTCGTACGCCATCACCTGGCGACCCTTGAGGATCTCGGACACCTCGGACTGCGACTGGCCGGTCATCGCGGCGATCTGACGCTGCGAAACACCGTGCTTGCGCAACAGCCGGTACACCGACGAGATCTCCCGTGTGGCCAGTGCGGCTCGCATCTCCGGCTGCTCCCAGGCATCCGGCGGCACGGGGTGACTCTGGCGACCCGAACCGCTTGCAGCGTCCGAGCCGGCGACAGCGCCGCCACCGATACTGGCGTCCATTGCGCCCCCTCACAGTTCCGTTGGGGTCGAGAAACAGCGTAGGCACACCTATTCAACCGTGCGAAACACCGGATCGCCCGTCGTGATCGGCCCGGCAGAAGTCGTTTGACCGCTTACCGTGAAACCTCGTCCGGTCACCGCTATGACGGCGGTTCGACCTTCTATCGCACTCGGTTTCACATCACTGTAGTTGTCAGATCTCCGTGACCGACCGGCCACCGGCAGCGATCACAGAGAGCTACCAAGTCTCCGAACCCCCTAAAGGTGCGGACACGCGGAAACGAAGACGACGTGGAACGAGAGAGCGGAGAAGAGCCAGTGGAGTTCGTGGACTCGATCGCAACAGGCTCCATCACCGCGGGACGGCCCGGTATGGCCACGCGCCACCTGCGTGCGGCCGGCCCCGCCGGTCAGCAGGCGGTCGCCGTCGCCCCCGGCGCCAACCGTCCGGTCTCCCCTTCCGCCCCGGTCGACCCTCGTACCGCGAGTGTGCGCCGTTACGAAGGCGGACAGCTGGTCTGGCGGGTGCAGTGCGGCGATCTCATCAGCCGTGAACGCGCCGTCACCGTGTTCGTCGAAGACAACCAGGTGGTTCTCGTCTCGCCGCCGGGAGAGACCGCGCGCCTGACGTCCGGCCAGCTCGGCCAGCTCAGGGCAGCGCTCAACGAAGCCGCCAAGATGGCGGAAAGGTAACGGTGAGTTCTCCGTGGATCAGGTCCTAGGGCAAGTTCTCCGCAACGCGGTTTGGGAACGCCTCGACATGCTCTCCGATCTCGCGACCCGGGCCGACGCGCAGTCGCTCGTCTCGGTCGCCCGCTCGGAGCTCCCCCGCCTGACCGAAGGCTGGCGCGCGATGCTCCAGGCTCACGAGCCCGACGAGCGCGGGGATTGCCCCACGTGCTCGACCCGGTGGCACAGGTGCAAGGCCCCCTGCTCGGTATGGCAGGTCGCGCACGAGCACCTGGTCGCCGGTGGCCTCGCCCCCCAGCAGACCGCCGCCACCCAGGACCACCGGCGCGAAAGCCGCCGTCGCGTCCCCGGGCAGAGCAGGGTGAGCGCGGCCGAAACCACCGGCAGGCACGCGCTGGTCAACCCGCGTCGTCCCGCCATCACAGCTTGAAAGACCGGCGAGTGAACGGCGGTCCGAGCGCCCCCTCGGCAACCACGCCACGATCTCGCCTTCGCCGGCGGCGGTTCGCGCGTACCCCCGAACGTCACGAGCCGCTCTCGGTAATCACTCCGGTCCCCACCGCGATTAATCGAAAATTATCGGCAGAACACCTAGCGGAGCCACTAATCGGTCGCTAGGTTGATGATCACAAACGCAGCGCGATACCTGCCCTGGAGCGCGCTGCCATCCCCCGAACCCCGCGGGCCGGTGCCGTTGCACTCCCCTCCCCCGACCGGCACCGGTCCGCGGTCTCCAAAGGCTCAGCCGACGCCCTTCACCCGCGTGACCAGTACCGCGGCGATGACGGTGGACAGCGCCGAAGCCGCGAAGAGGCTCGGATATCCGCCCAGGTAGGCCAAAATCGGCGCGGTCAGCATCGGCGCCACCACCTGCGGCAGCGAGTTCGCGATGTTGATGACCCCGAGATCCTTCGCCCGGTCCTGCGCGGCGGGCAGCACCTGGGTGAGCATCGCCAGCGCGACGGCCATGTACGCGCCGAAACCGATACCCAGCAACGGTGACGCCGCGAGCGCGGCCGTCCAGTTCTGCCAGACGACGAGCAGCGACGCCGCGATCGCCATCACCGCGGCCGCCGCGAGGACGTACGGCTTGCGGCGTCCCGATTTGTCGGAGAAATGCCCGGCGACGAGCGCGCCGACGACGAGCGCGGCGCCGTACAGCCCCATCATGATCAGCAGGCCGGTGTCCGGATCTTCGTGGTGCACCGCGTCCTTCAGGAAGAACAGCAGATAGAGCGTCCCGAAGGCGTTGCCGAGCCCGATCATGAAGTGACAGCCCCACGCCCAGGCGAAGTCCGGATGTCTGCGCGGGGAGATCCACAGGTTCGCGAGCACGTCACGGGTCCGGGCGGACGGCCGGTACGCGACCGGCAGCCGCGCGTCCGGCGTGCGCAGGACGAACGCCGCCGCGCCCGCCAGCACGATGGCCGCGCACGCCGCGTATCCCAGCGGGAGACCGGCGAGGTCGAGCAGCACCACGACCACCACCGCACCGAGCACGGTCCCGAGCATCTGGGCGATGCCGACGAGCCCGCCGACCTGCGCGCGCTGCGGCACGGGCACCCGGTCCGCGATGGCCGAAACCAGCATCGCGAGCATCCCGTTCAGCCCCGCCTGGACCAGGCACCAGCCGAGCACCATGATCGCGACGTTCGGCGCGAACGCGAGGACGAGCAGCCCGGCCGCGGCGACCGCCGCCCCGGCCGCCGTCCACGGATGACGGCGGCCGCGGGCCGAACAGGTACGGTCCGACAGCAGGCCGACGGCCGGGTT is from Amycolatopsis lurida and encodes:
- a CDS encoding YcnI family protein, encoding MSKHVFKRAGFLAATVGIAGLLSAGVASAHVTANVYGPQPSKGGYGSIFFRVPNEEKDAGTVKVEITVKPEYALSSVRAKPLPGWKAEVVKSKLPAPVTTDSGTQITEAVTKVSWTAEPGTKIAAGSTEFQEFQISAGKFPANVDTIEFPATQTYENGKVVEWNQPTPASGEEPEHPAPTVKLAEKSADGHGGGHGTDTKATSEESHAASSSDNTARWLGGAGLVVGALGLGVGAGATLRARRATASNTEGTK
- a CDS encoding copper resistance CopC family protein; the protein is MRKAIVALAITGVAWLATATPALAHNVLISSDPAKGASIAAGPAKITLTFDQYVQNANVNQIAVIGPGGGQWAEGQVEVRDSVVTVPLRPLGPAGEYKIGYRILSADGHAVTGEVPFTLTAAGTGTPASADAARSNAGQAETTPASGGEGSSGVPIWVWIAGAVVLLAVGLTVALRTGAGDKEKSGS
- a CDS encoding copper resistance D family protein, whose product is MTQAETTSRARVAVLFCVVTAGIVGALIGVALTATAPVPGVAQVSEVVSVSIPIVRVLLDISAVATIGLALLSVLVGYDRPKLSEPIMRIARPASVAAALVWATTALVALILQTAEYRPGSSTLSMSDVGSYIADVGAGKALLIVAVLALLHAGLGVLALKHGEKVPAEVRVGLGLFALLPLPVTGHASNWNYHDYTMISMELHVMSAVAWTGGLGAMAVLLVGNRTLLAHALPRFSKLATLCLILGAATGLFNGLIEISLNPSLGFWEGVFTTPYGQLVLLKLLCTGVIAGLGAYTRWKLMPRIIRHNRTALAAWATLELTVMGLAFGFAVVLTRAPVVPTT
- a CDS encoding dihydrofolate reductase family protein; translation: MRKLIVQQWVTVDNIAAEEDGGLSFVPGEPFSEKTEPAYKASVMGLVDSVDTMILGANTYAMAKDYWPHAEEQGEYGEKVNNLTKFVASAKLEDAPWGGFHAATVTRDPAATVRELKEQSGKNLWLGGSLTLMRSLLDAGLVDEVRMMVCPVSLGKGTRVFEDRRNLKPIEATAFENGVVILRYAVEN
- a CDS encoding tetratricopeptide repeat protein, giving the protein MKLTRQVSSGPRQLPPAPAHFTNRTAELALLDKLLSQDDTDRPSVHLISGQGGIGKTALATAWARHLGDRFPAGHLWADLGGFSANGPLTASEALGRFLRALGVPPEGLPADVEELTALYRTTTTEQPLLVLLDNAGSTEQVLPLLPIGGGSLVIVTSRRRLGRLQTEHGARLVELAPFGSAHSAELLGRAVGEERVSAEAAQARAIADLCGGLPIALTTVSAKLAGRPKMSLEKIATELGKEYRRLATLSTKEAQSVEASFNLSYDELPSDAAALYAALGLHPGPDFGVGVAAASIAVREEVAEDLLDQLVDVGLLIDRGDDRYTFHDLARLHAKEKTAGNEYDRDIAVRRMLEWYLFTASKTTAMTVPDQDPIPYRYEYRPPTPVSFESAEEELAWLERERENLIAAVETAETWQLPELGWQLAAAMWPLFLLRKHYPDFLKVSQAGVRCARAWGNASAEALMHNRSGAACRGTGRYDEAVAHYEAGREAARKAGNEVVEIRSVEGLGLVALAQGRLEDAVNWFTEDHRLSERQNRTHDLGLALINLGSTQLRAGRPEAAIEHLTRAREVLAADPYNVARARTELGRALTATGDLAAARTELEASLATMEASGSRFEVARALSAFGEVAEAEGNPEEARRFYDRALPILVGLGRPEADALRTRLERL
- a CDS encoding aminoglycoside phosphotransferase family protein is translated as MTSPTASTPSTQPEPIGPGGRFTPAILRDALGRTCDLLGVDPEGARLLRFTNNAVYELASAPFVVRIVGSTQLRHRVGTVVRVARHFERHDVPAIRLVPGFDQPLPVGEHLVTVWWKVPGTGRKAKAADLAALLRRVHALEPPEGLAEWAPFAAIRARVSDAEELDDGDRRFLLERCAEVEAALANLDFPLPRGLVHGDAHTGNVIPGPDGPVLCDFDSSCVGPPEWDLTPLAVGRERFGDPPARYRVFALRYGFDVTTWSGFSVLRAIRELKLTTSVLPILRSHPSVRDELRKRLNDLRHGRTGARWNRYR
- a CDS encoding helix-turn-helix transcriptional regulator; translation: MDASIGGGAVAGSDAASGSGRQSHPVPPDAWEQPEMRAALATREISSVYRLLRKHGVSQRQIAAMTGQSQSEVSEILKGRQVMAYDVLTRIADGLGVPRGYMGLAYDEATAIKVVGAADGQQAEEDESVKRRRFLAHAAQVTMGAAVFGPESGTWSAGPAKTPAPGRIGMTDVRQVEAATRALRSLDYQYGGGFCRDAVVAQLSWGQQMLESNGTEMVKSRLYVALADLHSLAGWTSFDTGLMDSARGHFANALDLAKQGDSHPLVANVLYRMGRVYLHNDAPNDALKLFQLGQIAAQESGSELAVAVLCANEAWAYAMMGNEEQATKLLGRSKDEFARADLAEAESWVKFFTETDVYAMIGTVHTVLAEKNAEHTKYAIPALTKAVESYTDDMARSKTFMLSALATNHLLEGDLDHGAKVGSKAIDCAEGIKSERVKDRMRPLQVEAERRRNNADARDLADRLNSFYAA
- a CDS encoding MFS transporter, encoding MSEVRELPEALAEPVARVRPGWMSLLFFANIALWLGVYAPIQVLLPKQAELLDAANKEAVFSLVTGIGAVVALIANPAVGLLSDRTCSARGRRHPWTAAGAAVAAAGLLVLAFAPNVAIMVLGWCLVQAGLNGMLAMLVSAIADRVPVPQRAQVGGLVGIAQMLGTVLGAVVVVVLLDLAGLPLGYAACAAIVLAGAAAFVLRTPDARLPVAYRPSARTRDVLANLWISPRRHPDFAWAWGCHFMIGLGNAFGTLYLLFFLKDAVHHEDPDTGLLIMMGLYGAALVVGALVAGHFSDKSGRRKPYVLAAAAVMAIAASLLVVWQNWTAALAASPLLGIGFGAYMAVALAMLTQVLPAAQDRAKDLGVINIANSLPQVVAPMLTAPILAYLGGYPSLFAASALSTVIAAVLVTRVKGVG